The following proteins are co-located in the Streptomyces bottropensis ATCC 25435 genome:
- a CDS encoding response regulator transcription factor: MHSDSRLSARELEILLLAAHGMSDADMSRRLSISPRTVASHMRSIREKLRAKNRTHLIVTALRAGILALGTDRSEKPDRGERDDVGEKGDWSDRTGRTGRSDPWARTDGLEGSDRLDRVNRMDRGDRADRPDRAGRPGRPDRLDETFRLTGRNGVRARPVGIA; the protein is encoded by the coding sequence ATGCACAGCGACAGCCGACTCAGCGCCCGGGAACTGGAGATCCTCCTGCTGGCCGCCCACGGAATGTCGGACGCGGACATGTCCCGGCGCCTGTCGATCTCACCCCGCACGGTGGCCTCTCATATGCGCAGCATCCGGGAGAAGCTGCGCGCGAAGAACCGCACGCATCTCATCGTCACGGCCTTGCGTGCGGGAATCCTGGCGCTAGGGACGGACCGGTCGGAGAAGCCCGACCGCGGTGAGAGGGACGACGTGGGCGAGAAGGGCGACTGGTCGGATCGGACGGGTCGGACGGGTCGGTCGGATCCGTGGGCCAGGACGGACGGGTTGGAAGGGTCCGACAGGTTGGACAGGGTGAACCGGATGGACCGCGGGGACCGGGCGGACCGTCCGGATCGCGCAGGGCGCCCGGGACGCCCCGATCGGCTCGATGAAACGTTCCGCTTGACGGGGCGGAACGGAGTCCGGGCTCGGCCCGTGGGCATCGCGTAG
- a CDS encoding response regulator encodes MIRVLVVDDEALIRTGFEHILNSADDIDVVAAVPGGRAVHAVRQLRPEVVLLDIRMPDVDGLTVLAELRGLPRPPVVAMLTTFDMDEYVAAALRSGAAGFLLKDTDPEQLPCLVRTLAAGGVVLSSRVTRTVVDGYLDNGPRQAAVRLVERLTARERAVLVLITEGLSNTDIGDRLHLSTGTVKDHVSALLTKLEVSSRVQAALLAERSGLLRPSRPVAGEGDGG; translated from the coding sequence GTGATCCGGGTACTGGTGGTCGACGACGAAGCCCTCATCCGCACGGGCTTCGAACACATCCTCAACTCCGCGGACGACATCGACGTGGTGGCGGCGGTCCCCGGCGGCCGCGCGGTCCACGCCGTACGGCAACTGCGCCCCGAGGTCGTCCTGCTGGACATCCGGATGCCGGACGTGGACGGGCTCACCGTCCTCGCCGAACTCCGCGGACTCCCCCGCCCTCCCGTGGTGGCCATGCTCACCACCTTCGACATGGACGAGTACGTGGCCGCCGCCCTGCGCTCGGGGGCCGCGGGATTCCTCCTCAAGGACACCGACCCGGAACAACTGCCCTGTCTCGTACGCACCTTGGCGGCGGGCGGGGTCGTGCTGTCGTCGCGGGTGACCCGCACCGTCGTCGACGGCTATCTGGACAACGGCCCCCGGCAGGCCGCCGTCCGGCTCGTCGAGCGGCTCACCGCACGCGAGCGGGCCGTCCTCGTGCTCATCACCGAGGGGCTGTCCAACACCGACATCGGTGACCGGCTGCATCTGAGCACCGGGACGGTCAAGGACCATGTGAGCGCACTCCTCACCAAGCTGGAGGTGAGCAGCCGGGTACAGGCGGCACTGCTGGCCGAGCGCTCCGGTCTGCTCAGGCCGTCGCGTCCCGTCGCCGGCGAGGGGGACGGCGGATGA
- a CDS encoding sensor histidine kinase, translating into MRRLARIPHGPAMDAVLVAASLLDVWIHDVGPHHPRELAAALLATLAPALRRRLPLPTFLLTLPTALFTDAVFATLVALYTLASRTHHRVLLAVCALAFTVCDLTWWSWPSPEFTDLDDRQALIPLSYSVAQATAPLFLGQLVQARRELSLRLVEVSEAREHERLLIAQSVLAKERAQLAREMHDAVSHQVSLIAVRAGALQVGSRDPEVKEAAATIRRLGVQTLDELRHMVGVLRASGSRPTDLTPQPSLADLDRLVTGSGIDTHLRTDLPDGLPPPVQRAVYRTVQEALTNIRKHAPGATATVSLVRRDGTLHATVTNTAPSRPALSLPGAHHGLIGLRQRAELLGGTVTSRHLRDGGYELRLELPMDGTR; encoded by the coding sequence ATGAGGCGCCTCGCCCGCATCCCGCACGGGCCCGCCATGGACGCGGTGCTCGTCGCCGCCTCGCTGCTGGACGTGTGGATCCACGACGTGGGCCCCCATCACCCCCGGGAACTGGCCGCCGCCCTGCTCGCGACCCTGGCGCCGGCCCTGCGCCGCAGGCTGCCACTGCCGACCTTCCTGCTCACCCTGCCGACGGCCCTGTTCACCGACGCGGTGTTCGCCACGCTGGTGGCGCTGTACACCCTCGCCTCGCGCACCCATCACCGGGTGCTGCTGGCCGTGTGCGCGCTGGCGTTCACCGTCTGCGACCTCACCTGGTGGTCGTGGCCGTCACCGGAGTTCACCGACCTCGACGACCGCCAGGCACTCATCCCCCTGTCCTACAGCGTGGCGCAGGCGACCGCGCCCCTCTTCCTCGGGCAGCTCGTCCAGGCCCGCCGGGAGCTGTCCCTGCGGCTCGTCGAGGTCTCCGAGGCGCGTGAGCACGAGCGGCTGCTGATCGCGCAGAGCGTCCTGGCGAAGGAACGCGCCCAGCTCGCCCGCGAGATGCACGACGCGGTCTCCCACCAGGTCAGCCTGATCGCCGTGCGCGCCGGGGCCCTCCAGGTCGGCAGCCGGGATCCGGAGGTGAAGGAGGCCGCGGCCACGATCCGGCGGCTCGGCGTGCAGACCCTGGACGAACTGCGGCACATGGTCGGCGTGCTGCGCGCCTCCGGCAGCCGTCCCACCGATCTGACCCCGCAGCCCTCCCTCGCCGACCTCGACCGGCTCGTCACCGGCAGCGGCATCGACACCCACCTGCGGACGGACCTGCCCGACGGCCTCCCGCCGCCCGTGCAGCGTGCCGTCTACCGCACCGTCCAGGAGGCCCTCACCAACATCCGCAAGCACGCCCCCGGTGCCACGGCCACCGTCAGCCTCGTCCGACGGGACGGCACCCTGCACGCCACCGTCACGAACACCGCCCCCAGCCGCCCGGCCCTCTCCCTGCCGGGCGCCCACCACGGCCTGATCGGCCTGCGCCAGCGAGCCGAACTCCTCGGCGGCACGGTCACGTCCAGGCATCTGCGGGACGGGGGCTACGAACTGCGGCTGGAGCTGCCCATGGACGGAACACGCTGA
- a CDS encoding FadR/GntR family transcriptional regulator gives MALTDEAMDKIKAMIVAGELAPGSRLPKEEILAAQLGLSRSSLREAVRALTAMRILVTRQGDGTYVSSLEPHLLLETLSFASDVSQGRTALQLLQVRRLLEPQATGTAAALLCADDLRDLGTILAKSRAAATVEEFVGHDIAFHLRIVEAVGNPVLSMLLRVLSTRTQRARIVRGTRTERAVEHAHREHEEILRALRARDAALAVSAATVHVAAVEQWMAAGLDEDPLGAIGD, from the coding sequence ATGGCACTGACCGACGAGGCGATGGACAAGATCAAGGCGATGATCGTGGCCGGTGAGCTGGCGCCGGGATCGCGCCTGCCCAAGGAGGAGATCCTCGCCGCCCAGCTCGGCCTGTCCCGCAGCTCGCTGCGGGAGGCGGTACGGGCCCTGACCGCGATGCGCATCCTGGTCACCCGGCAGGGCGACGGCACCTACGTGTCCAGCCTGGAGCCGCACCTGCTGCTGGAGACGCTCTCCTTCGCCTCGGACGTCTCCCAGGGGCGGACGGCCCTGCAACTGCTCCAGGTGCGGCGGCTGCTGGAACCCCAGGCCACCGGGACGGCCGCCGCCCTGCTCTGCGCCGACGACCTCCGGGACCTCGGCACCATCCTGGCGAAGTCGCGGGCCGCCGCCACGGTCGAGGAGTTCGTCGGCCACGACATCGCCTTCCATCTGCGGATCGTGGAGGCGGTCGGCAACCCGGTGCTGTCCATGCTGCTGCGGGTGCTCTCCACCCGGACCCAGCGGGCCCGGATCGTCCGGGGCACCCGCACCGAGCGGGCCGTGGAGCACGCGCACCGGGAGCACGAGGAGATCCTGCGCGCCCTGCGGGCCCGTGACGCCGCCCTGGCGGTCTCCGCCGCGACGGTCCATGTCGCGGCCGTGGAGCAGTGGATGGCGGCCGGGCTCGACGAGGACCCCCTCGGCGCGATCGGGGACTGA
- a CDS encoding ABC transporter permease, with amino-acid sequence MSATTDVTDPATSTARETTGDTRRGLGLGRFRELSLVPAILVLGLIGFIVSPAFLTADNLIGVAQQSTELSLLVLATALILVCGRMDLSLESTIGVAPVIAVWLVLPTSGARFTGLGLLPEWTAVPLCLVVGVVIGAVNGFLILKLRLNGFIVTLGMLTMLRGLQVALSEGQSIVELPSSFTYLGKASWLGVPAAIWICVMLFALGGSALAWLRHGRALYAIGGNAEAARTAGIRVDRIVWAVLILGSVLAAFAGILYSGHYGSISATQGSGWIFQVFAATVIGGVSLNGGKGSVFGALTGVLTLQLVVNVMTLAGVPPLWNQFLNGAIIIVALIISRFASGEKQE; translated from the coding sequence ATGTCCGCCACCACTGATGTCACCGACCCCGCCACGAGCACGGCGCGGGAGACCACCGGGGACACCCGCCGCGGGCTCGGCCTCGGTCGCTTCCGTGAGCTGTCCCTGGTCCCGGCGATCCTCGTCCTCGGACTGATCGGGTTCATCGTCTCGCCGGCCTTCCTGACCGCCGACAACCTCATCGGCGTGGCCCAGCAGTCCACCGAGCTGAGCCTGCTGGTGCTGGCCACCGCCCTGATCCTGGTCTGCGGGCGGATGGACCTGTCCCTGGAGTCCACCATCGGCGTGGCGCCCGTCATCGCCGTCTGGCTGGTCCTGCCGACCAGCGGCGCCCGGTTCACCGGGCTCGGGCTGCTGCCCGAGTGGACGGCCGTACCGCTGTGTCTTGTGGTGGGTGTGGTGATCGGGGCCGTCAACGGATTCCTGATCCTGAAGCTGCGCCTCAACGGGTTCATCGTCACCCTCGGCATGCTCACCATGCTGCGCGGTCTCCAGGTCGCCCTGTCCGAGGGCCAGTCCATCGTCGAGCTGCCCTCCTCCTTCACCTACCTGGGCAAGGCGTCCTGGCTCGGTGTGCCGGCCGCGATCTGGATCTGTGTGATGCTGTTCGCCCTCGGCGGCAGTGCGCTGGCCTGGCTGCGGCACGGGCGGGCGCTGTACGCGATCGGCGGCAACGCGGAGGCGGCCCGCACCGCCGGTATCCGGGTGGACCGGATCGTGTGGGCGGTGCTGATCCTCGGCAGTGTGCTGGCCGCGTTCGCCGGCATCCTCTACAGCGGTCACTACGGCTCGATCTCCGCCACCCAGGGCAGCGGCTGGATCTTCCAGGTCTTCGCCGCGACCGTCATCGGCGGGGTCAGCCTCAACGGCGGCAAGGGCTCGGTGTTCGGCGCGCTCACCGGTGTGCTGACGCTCCAGCTCGTCGTCAACGTCATGACGCTGGCCGGTGTCCCGCCGCTGTGGAACCAGTTCCTCAACGGCGCGATCATCATCGTCGCACTGATCATCTCCCGCTTCGCCTCGGGCGAGAAGCAGGAGTAG
- a CDS encoding DUF418 domain-containing protein, whose translation MTSPTSSQPSSRPVTLPAAVTPCAADRPAGLSPDPSTGRLLGVDLARGLAVLGMFAAHVGPDPGAGGPLGLVMELARGRSSALFALLAGFTLVLITGRPQPRTGRAGRQAVTRMVIRSVVLIVLGFALTALDTDVDVILAFYGLTFLVILPLYRLRARTLALLAAAGALVLPQVLYVVRQSIEQGSRADAIIAADPLARVSDTDGFVELLFTGAYPVLTWASYMLAGMAVARLDLTRRTVRTPLAVTAGALALLGHGGSWLALRLVPHARATVAAATDGGPAASAWWSDTVGDLVDGTPAAWLLVGAPHSQTTFSLLGNTGVALLVVVACVTAADRLPRLTRLAGPVRAVGMTALTAYVLHILAIREFGMKEETGPALVDLLLYASVAMVLATVWTSCFRRGPLEHLLHLATRPARHLR comes from the coding sequence ATGACATCACCGACGTCATCGCAACCGTCGTCCCGGCCGGTGACCTTGCCGGCCGCCGTCACCCCGTGCGCCGCCGACCGTCCCGCCGGGCTCTCCCCGGACCCCTCGACCGGACGGCTGCTCGGCGTCGATCTGGCCCGCGGGCTCGCCGTCCTTGGCATGTTCGCCGCGCATGTCGGCCCCGACCCCGGGGCCGGCGGGCCGCTGGGCCTCGTCATGGAGCTGGCGCGGGGCCGATCCTCCGCGCTGTTCGCACTGCTCGCCGGCTTCACCCTCGTACTGATCACCGGTCGGCCCCAGCCGCGCACCGGGCGCGCCGGGCGGCAGGCGGTGACGCGGATGGTCATCCGGTCCGTGGTCCTGATCGTCCTGGGGTTCGCCCTGACCGCCCTTGACACCGACGTGGACGTGATCCTCGCCTTCTACGGGCTGACCTTCCTCGTCATCCTCCCGCTGTACCGGCTGCGCGCCCGGACCCTCGCACTCCTCGCCGCCGCCGGCGCGCTCGTCCTGCCCCAGGTCCTGTACGTGGTACGGCAGTCGATCGAGCAGGGGAGCCGGGCGGACGCGATCATCGCCGCCGACCCGCTGGCCCGGGTCAGCGACACGGACGGGTTCGTGGAGCTGCTGTTCACGGGCGCGTACCCCGTGCTCACCTGGGCGTCGTACATGCTCGCCGGTATGGCCGTAGCCCGCCTCGACCTCACCCGTCGTACGGTACGCACCCCACTGGCCGTCACCGCAGGCGCGCTGGCTCTCCTCGGCCACGGCGGCTCCTGGCTGGCCCTGCGCCTCGTCCCGCACGCGCGGGCCACCGTCGCCGCCGCCACCGACGGGGGTCCGGCCGCCTCGGCCTGGTGGTCCGACACCGTCGGCGACCTCGTCGACGGCACCCCGGCGGCCTGGCTCCTGGTGGGCGCGCCGCACAGCCAGACGACCTTCTCCCTTCTCGGCAACACCGGTGTCGCGCTGCTCGTGGTGGTGGCGTGCGTGACGGCCGCGGACCGGCTGCCACGCCTCACCCGCCTCGCCGGTCCCGTACGCGCGGTCGGCATGACGGCGCTGACCGCGTACGTGCTGCACATCCTCGCCATCAGGGAGTTCGGCATGAAGGAAGAAACCGGACCGGCCCTGGTCGACCTCCTCCTCTACGCCTCGGTCGCGATGGTGCTCGCCACCGTCTGGACCAGCTGCTTCCGCCGCGGCCCCCTGGAGCACCTCCTCCACCTCGCCACGCGCCCGGCGCGTCACCTCAGGTGA
- a CDS encoding sugar ABC transporter substrate-binding protein — translation MKIARTRSTAAAACALAALTLLTACNRDSSSGSAGSGGDKPAIGIDLPRSDSDFWNSYAEYLKKDVKSEDINALPLSNSQNDITKLVANVQVFQNTGAKAVVMAPQDTGAIASTLDTLASKKIPVVSVDTRPDKGDVYMVVRADNRAYGTKACEFLGEQLGGKGKVAELQGALDSINGRDRSEAFAECMKTKFPKIKVFELPTDWKGDVASAKLQSLLAQHPDLNGIYMQAGGVFLQPTLALLEQKGLLKPAGQKGHISIISNDGIPQEFDAIRKGQIDATVSQPADLYAKYALYYAEAAAEGKKFKPGATDHDSTIIEIPNGLEDQLPAPLVTKDNVDDKSLWGNNVG, via the coding sequence ATGAAGATCGCTCGCACCCGCTCCACCGCCGCAGCGGCCTGCGCCCTCGCGGCCCTCACCCTCCTGACCGCGTGCAACCGCGACAGCTCCTCCGGCTCGGCCGGCTCGGGCGGCGACAAGCCCGCCATCGGGATCGACCTGCCGCGCTCCGACTCGGACTTCTGGAACTCCTACGCCGAGTACCTGAAGAAGGACGTCAAGTCCGAGGACATCAACGCGCTGCCGCTCAGCAACTCGCAGAACGACATCACCAAGCTGGTCGCCAACGTGCAGGTGTTCCAGAACACCGGCGCCAAGGCCGTCGTCATGGCCCCGCAGGACACCGGCGCCATCGCCTCCACCCTCGACACCCTCGCGTCGAAGAAGATCCCCGTGGTCAGCGTCGACACCCGGCCCGACAAGGGCGACGTCTACATGGTCGTGCGCGCCGACAACCGGGCGTACGGCACCAAGGCCTGCGAGTTCCTCGGCGAGCAGCTCGGCGGCAAGGGCAAGGTCGCCGAACTGCAGGGCGCCCTGGACTCCATCAACGGCCGCGACCGCTCCGAGGCGTTCGCGGAGTGCATGAAGACGAAGTTCCCCAAGATCAAGGTCTTCGAGCTGCCCACCGACTGGAAGGGCGACGTGGCCTCCGCCAAGCTGCAGAGCCTGCTCGCCCAGCACCCCGACCTCAACGGCATCTACATGCAGGCCGGCGGTGTCTTCCTGCAGCCGACCCTGGCGCTGCTGGAGCAGAAGGGCCTGCTGAAGCCGGCCGGGCAGAAGGGCCACATCTCGATCATCTCCAACGACGGCATCCCGCAGGAGTTCGACGCCATCCGCAAGGGCCAGATCGACGCCACCGTCTCCCAGCCCGCCGACCTCTACGCCAAGTACGCGCTGTACTACGCCGAGGCCGCGGCCGAGGGCAAGAAGTTCAAGCCGGGTGCCACCGATCACGACTCCACGATCATCGAGATCCCGAACGGCCTGGAGGACCAGCTGCCGGCGCCGCTGGTGACCAAGGACAACGTGGACGACAAGTCCCTGTGGGGCAACAACGTCGGCTAG
- a CDS encoding response regulator, whose translation MLGHVSDTPTRVMIADDQDLVRAGFRLILDAQQGIEVVGEAADGLACVELARVLRPDVCLVDVRMPKLDGLEVTRLLAGPGATYPTQVVVVTSFDQDDYLNVALRNGACGFLLKDATPALLIEAVRAAARGDALVSPGVTVRLLRLLEERTSADTGGVPQSVLSARELDVARLVAVGRTNQEISDELCLSLSTVKTHLGHIHHKLGVRNRVEVAAWAWANGTVRTER comes from the coding sequence ATGCTCGGCCACGTGAGCGACACCCCCACACGCGTGATGATCGCCGACGATCAGGACCTGGTCCGGGCCGGCTTCCGTCTCATCCTGGACGCCCAACAGGGCATCGAGGTGGTCGGGGAGGCCGCCGACGGGCTCGCGTGCGTGGAGCTGGCGCGCGTGCTGCGGCCGGACGTTTGCCTGGTGGACGTCCGGATGCCGAAGCTGGACGGACTGGAGGTGACCCGGCTGCTCGCCGGGCCGGGCGCGACGTACCCGACGCAGGTCGTGGTGGTCACCAGCTTCGACCAGGACGACTACCTCAATGTGGCGCTGCGCAACGGCGCGTGCGGTTTCCTGCTGAAGGACGCCACGCCCGCGCTACTGATCGAGGCGGTACGGGCGGCGGCGCGGGGCGACGCGCTGGTCTCCCCCGGCGTCACGGTCCGGCTGCTGCGACTGCTGGAGGAGCGTACGTCGGCCGACACCGGCGGTGTGCCTCAATCCGTGCTCAGCGCACGGGAGTTGGATGTCGCCCGGCTTGTCGCTGTGGGCCGCACCAACCAGGAGATCAGCGACGAGCTGTGTCTGTCCCTGTCCACGGTGAAGACACATCTGGGGCACATCCATCACAAGCTCGGCGTGCGCAACCGGGTCGAGGTGGCCGCGTGGGCCTGGGCCAACGGGACGGTACGGACGGAGCGTTGA
- a CDS encoding sugar ABC transporter ATP-binding protein: MADTATAAANGGGTPGAGSPAPVAEATGISKRFGATVALRDARITIAPGESHALVGRNGAGKSTLVSILTGLQPADTGTLRFSGEAAPAVGDIDAWRSRVACVYQKSTIIPELTVAENLFLNRQSDGAMRPIRWKHLRSRAEELLAGYGVDVKADARARDLTVEQRQFVEIARALSFGARFIILDEPTAKLDARGIHRLFGKLRDLQRQGVAFLFISHHLQEVYDLCTTVTVYRDAAHILTAPVAGLGHQSLVEAMTGESTVTAAAAVENRAPVRSDAPALLTVEGLTLPGACENLSLTVRAGEVVGLAGAAASGNVRVGESVAGLHRPEQGTISVGGRRVRGGSVPSALAVGVGLVPEDRHLQGLVNNRSVAENATLTVTDQLGPYGTVLPARTRTFAQRMIRDLDIKTPGGSTPVSALSGGNQQKVVVARALATDPQVLVAIRPTNGVDVKSKEFLLRRIRQVADGGKAALIVSDELDDLKVCDRLVVMFHGRAVAEFDRGWKDEHVVAAMEGVAGRVEPSAEGAADRAQTSGAASDDRADTASDTTEEHGR; encoded by the coding sequence ATGGCGGACACCGCGACCGCCGCGGCGAACGGCGGCGGGACTCCCGGCGCCGGGAGTCCCGCCCCGGTGGCCGAGGCCACCGGCATCAGCAAGAGGTTCGGAGCCACCGTCGCGCTGCGCGACGCCCGGATCACCATCGCCCCCGGCGAGTCACACGCGCTGGTCGGCCGCAACGGCGCCGGCAAGTCGACGTTGGTGTCCATCCTGACCGGACTGCAGCCCGCCGACACCGGGACCCTGCGCTTCTCCGGCGAGGCCGCCCCCGCGGTCGGCGACATCGACGCCTGGCGCTCCAGGGTCGCCTGCGTGTACCAGAAGTCGACGATCATCCCCGAACTGACCGTCGCCGAGAACCTCTTCCTGAACCGCCAGAGCGACGGCGCGATGCGGCCCATCCGCTGGAAGCACTTGCGTTCGCGGGCCGAGGAGTTGCTCGCCGGATACGGCGTGGACGTGAAGGCCGACGCGCGGGCGAGGGATCTCACCGTCGAACAGCGGCAGTTCGTGGAGATCGCGCGGGCGCTGTCGTTCGGCGCGCGCTTCATCATCCTCGACGAACCGACCGCGAAGCTCGACGCCCGCGGCATCCACCGCCTCTTCGGCAAGCTCCGCGACCTCCAGCGCCAGGGCGTCGCCTTCCTCTTCATCTCGCACCATCTGCAAGAGGTGTACGACCTCTGCACCACCGTCACGGTCTACCGCGACGCGGCCCACATCCTGACCGCGCCCGTCGCCGGACTCGGCCACCAGTCACTGGTGGAGGCCATGACCGGGGAGAGCACCGTGACGGCGGCGGCAGCCGTCGAGAACCGCGCCCCGGTCCGGTCCGACGCCCCCGCACTCCTCACCGTCGAGGGCCTCACCCTGCCCGGCGCCTGCGAGAACCTGTCGCTGACGGTGCGCGCGGGCGAGGTGGTCGGTCTGGCCGGCGCCGCGGCCAGCGGCAACGTACGGGTCGGCGAGAGCGTCGCCGGGCTGCACCGCCCCGAGCAGGGCACGATCTCCGTCGGCGGGCGGCGGGTGCGCGGCGGCAGCGTGCCGTCGGCGCTCGCCGTCGGCGTCGGGCTGGTCCCGGAGGACCGGCATCTGCAGGGCCTGGTCAACAACCGCAGCGTGGCGGAGAACGCCACCCTCACCGTCACCGACCAGCTCGGTCCGTACGGCACGGTGCTGCCCGCCCGGACCAGGACCTTCGCCCAACGCATGATCCGCGACCTCGACATCAAGACGCCGGGCGGGTCCACCCCCGTGTCGGCCCTGTCGGGCGGCAACCAGCAGAAGGTCGTCGTCGCCCGCGCCCTGGCCACCGACCCCCAGGTACTGGTCGCCATCCGCCCCACCAACGGGGTGGACGTCAAGTCCAAGGAGTTCCTGCTGCGCCGGATCCGGCAGGTCGCCGACGGCGGGAAGGCCGCGCTGATCGTCTCCGACGAACTGGACGACCTGAAGGTCTGCGACCGACTCGTGGTGATGTTCCACGGGCGGGCGGTCGCCGAGTTCGACCGCGGCTGGAAGGACGAGCACGTGGTCGCCGCCATGGAAGGCGTGGCCGGACGCGTGGAGCCCTCCGCCGAGGGCGCTGCGGACCGGGCGCAGACGTCCGGCGCCGCTTCCGACGACCGGGCGGACACCGCCTCGGACACCACCGAAGAGCACGGAAGGTAG
- a CDS encoding phytase produces MRTPRTAARAALLATVTALTVTLAVSPAGAGGSALPTVTATSESAALYDDEVGGSSDADDPAIWRNPADPGRSLVVATAKEGGLRVYDLDARPVQSLPAPKPPTRDDAPGRYNNVDLVTGLRTPAGRTDVAVVSDRGNDRLRIYRIDPARPKRPLTDVTDPAAAPVFSADQAEINDQRTAYGLATWTDKATGRSYALVSRRERTRLALLELLPTADGRVGYRRIRTLDLPSSFRLPDGTTWSPCGEPGELPQVEGMAVDPATGTLYAGQEDIGIWRLRADLTGRPVLVDRTREYGVPGTYDEESEECVPGADPGFGGKRLSADVEGLTLYQEPDGDGYLLASSQGDDTFALYDREVGEGNEYEGGFRIGAASDTLDGVQECDGAAVLNAPLGHRYPRGLLVVQDGQETPGVPDGEGGTRTSTGFKFVDLGDLVDATGM; encoded by the coding sequence GTGAGAACGCCCCGTACTGCTGCAAGAGCCGCCCTCCTCGCCACGGTCACCGCGCTGACCGTCACGCTCGCGGTGTCCCCCGCGGGCGCGGGTGGGTCCGCACTCCCGACGGTGACCGCGACGAGCGAGTCGGCCGCGCTGTACGACGACGAGGTGGGCGGCAGCTCCGACGCCGACGACCCGGCGATCTGGCGGAACCCGGCCGACCCCGGCCGCAGTCTCGTCGTCGCCACCGCGAAGGAGGGCGGGCTGCGCGTCTACGATCTGGACGCCCGCCCGGTGCAGTCGCTGCCCGCGCCGAAGCCGCCGACGCGGGACGACGCCCCCGGCCGTTACAACAACGTCGACCTCGTCACCGGCCTGCGCACCCCGGCGGGCCGGACCGACGTGGCCGTGGTCAGCGACCGGGGCAACGACCGGCTGCGGATCTACCGCATCGACCCCGCCCGGCCGAAGCGGCCGCTGACCGACGTCACCGACCCGGCCGCCGCCCCCGTGTTCTCCGCCGACCAGGCCGAGATCAACGACCAGCGCACCGCGTACGGCCTCGCCACCTGGACGGACAAGGCCACCGGCCGCTCCTACGCCCTGGTCAGCCGCCGTGAGCGCACCCGCCTCGCCCTGCTCGAACTCCTTCCGACGGCCGACGGCAGGGTCGGCTACCGCAGGATCCGCACCCTCGACCTGCCCTCCTCCTTCCGGCTGCCCGACGGCACGACGTGGAGCCCCTGCGGTGAGCCCGGGGAGCTTCCGCAGGTGGAGGGCATGGCCGTCGATCCCGCCACCGGCACCCTGTACGCCGGCCAGGAGGACATCGGCATCTGGCGGCTGCGCGCCGACCTCACCGGCAGGCCGGTCCTGGTCGACAGGACCAGGGAATACGGCGTCCCCGGCACCTACGACGAGGAGAGCGAGGAGTGCGTGCCGGGCGCCGACCCCGGTTTCGGCGGTAAGCGGCTGTCGGCCGACGTCGAGGGCCTGACGCTCTATCAGGAGCCGGACGGGGACGGCTACTTGCTCGCCTCCAGCCAGGGCGACGACACCTTCGCCCTGTACGACCGCGAGGTGGGCGAAGGGAACGAGTACGAGGGCGGCTTCCGGATCGGGGCCGCGTCGGACACCCTCGACGGGGTGCAGGAGTGCGACGGCGCCGCCGTCCTCAACGCCCCGCTCGGCCACCGCTATCCGCGCGGCCTCCTCGTCGTCCAGGACGGCCAGGAGACCCCGGGGGTCCCGGACGGGGAGGGCGGCACCCGCACGTCCACCGGGTTCAAGTTCGTCGACCTCGGTGACCTGGTGGACGCCACCGGCATGTGA